A genomic window from Salvia miltiorrhiza cultivar Shanhuang (shh) chromosome 5, IMPLAD_Smil_shh, whole genome shotgun sequence includes:
- the LOC130985743 gene encoding homeobox-leucine zipper protein MERISTEM L1-like, which translates to MFQPNMFDSHHHLLDMTHKTPENEMDLIRDDEYESKSGTDIMEAPSGDDQDPNQRPKKKRYHRHTQHQIQEMESFFNECPHPDDKQRKELGRRLGLEPLQVKFWFQNKRTQMKAQHERHENTQLRNENEKLRAENIRYKEALSNATCPNCGGPAAIGEMSFDEQHLRIENARLREEIDRISGIAAKYVGKPMLSYPHLSPGASRSLDLGVGNFGGQTGGIGGEVFGAADLLRSVSGPTDADKPVIIELAVAAMEELIRMAQTGEPLWIPSTENAAEILSEEEYGRTFPRGIGPKPLGLKSEASRESAVVIMNHINLVEILMDVNQWSSVFASIVSRSVTLEVLSTGVAGNYNGALQVMTAEFQVPSPLVPTRENYFVRYCKQHTDGTWAVVDVSLDNLRPTSISRCRRRPSGCLIQELPNGYSKVTWVEHVEVDDRAVHSIYKPLVNSGLAFGAKRWVATLDRQCERLASVMANNISAGDVGVISSPEGRKSMLKLAERMVMSFCTGVGASTAHTWTTLSGSGADDVRVMTRKSMDDPGRPPGIVLSAATSFWLPVPPKRVFDFLRDENSRSEWDILSNGGLVQEMAHIANGRDPGNSVSLLRVNSANSSQSNMLILQESSTDATGSYVIYAPVDIHAMNVVLSGGDPDYVALLPSGFAILPDGPNNEEGGIPEVGSGGSLLTVAFQILVDSVPTAKLSLGSVATVNSLIKCTVERIKGAVLCDTA; encoded by the exons ATGTTTCAGCCAAACATGTTCGATAGCCACCATCACCTGCTGGATATGACGCATAAAACACCTGAAAATGAGATGGACCTGATTAGAGACGACGAGTATGAGAGTAAATCTGGCACTGATATTATGGAGGCACCATCTGGCGATGATCAAGATCCCAATCAACGCCCAAAGAAGAAGAGATACCATCGCCACACACAGCACCAGATCCAGGAAATGGAATC CTTCTTCAATGAATGCCCTCACCCCGACGACAAACAGAGGAAAGAGCTTGGCCGACGGCTAGGATTAGAACCTTTGCAAGTGAAATTTTGGTTTCAGAACAAACGTACTCAAATGAAG GCCCAACACGAGCGCCATGAGAACACCCAACTGAGAAACGAAAATGAGAAGCTTCGAGCAGAAAATATACGCTACAAAGAGGCTCTCAGCAATGCTACTTGTCCCAACTGCGGAGGCCCAGCGGCCATTGGCGAGATGTCGTTTGATGAGCAGCATCTCAGAATAGAAAATGCTCGCTTAAGGGAAGAG ATTGATAGGATATCTGGGATAGCTGCAAAATATGTTGGGAAACCTATGTTGTCATATCCTCATTTATCACCGGGAGCGTCGCGGTCGCTTGATCTAGGAGTGGGGAATTTCGGGGGTCAGACAGGTGGCATAGGTGGGGAAGTATTTGGAGCTGCTGATCTTCTTAGGTCAGTATCAGGGCCTACTGATGCTGATAAGCCCGTGATCATCGAGTTGGCCGTTGCAGCAATGGAGGAACTCATCAGAATGGCTCAAACTGGAGAGCCCTTGTGGATTCCAAGCACCGAGAATGCTGCTGAGATTTTGAGTGAGGAGGAATATGGAAGGACCTTCCCCCGCGGGATCGGCCCCAAGCCTTTAGGATTGAAATCCGAGGCATCCCGGGAGTCGGCCGTCGTCATCATGAACCACATCAACCTGGTCGAGATATTGATGGATGTG AATCAATGGTCGAGTGTGTTCGCCAGCATTGTGTCGAGATCAGTGACTTTGGAGGTATTGTCTACTGGTGTGGCAGGCAACTACAACGGAGCTTTACAAGTG ATGACCGCTGAATTCCAAGTGCCCTCTCCTTTGGTCCCAACACGCGAGAATTACTTTGTGAGATACTGCAAGCAACACACCGACGGGACTTGGGCAGTGGTTGATGTTTCTTTAGACAATTTGAGGCCTACTTCCATTTCAAGATGCAGGCGACGGCCGTCTGGTTGTTTGATTCAGGAGTTACCTAATGGTTACTCTAAG GTGACATGGGTTGAACATGTAGAGGTAGACGATCGAGCAGTCCACAGCATCTACAAGCCACTGGTTAATTCAGGACTAGCATTCGGGGCTAAGCGCTGGGTTGCCACTCTTGACAGGCAATGCGAACGGCTAGCCAGCGTGATGGCTAATAACATTTCCGCAGGAGATGTTGGAG TGATATCATCGCCAGAAGGTAGAAAGAGCATGCTTAAGCTGGCGGAGAGGATGGTGATGAGTTTCTGCACGGGCGTCGGAGCTTCAACTGCTCATACGTGGACGACGCTGTCGGGGAGCGGCGCGGATGATGTTAGGGTGATGACCAGAAAAAGCATGGATGATCCAGGCAGGCCGCCTGGTATTGTGCTCAGCGCCGCAACTTCTTTCTGGCTTCCCGTCCCCCCCAAGCGAGTTTTCGATTTTCTGCGCGACGAGAATTCAAGAAGCGAG TGGGATATTCTCTCAAACGGCGGCCTTGTTCAAGAAATGGCACACATCGCTAATGGGCGTGATCCGGGAAATTCAGTCTCCCTGCTGCGCGTCAAC AGCGCAAATTCGAGCCAGAGCAACATGTTGATACTGCAGGAGAGCAGCACCGACGCAACGGGATCGTACGTGATCTACGCTCCGGTAGACATCCACGCGATGAACGTGGTCCTGAGCGGCGGCGACCCCGACTACGTGGCTCTTCTTCCGTCAGGTTTTGCGATACTCCCCGACGGACCCAACAATGAAGAGGGCGGCATTCCGGAGGTGGGTTCGGGCGGATCGCTGCTGACGGTGGCCTTCCAGATACTAGTGGACTCAGTTCCGACGGCGAAGCTTTCATTAGGCTCAGTAGCAACCGTCAATAGCCTCATCAAATGCACCGTCGAGAGGATTAAGGGCGCAGTCCTCTGCGACACCGCCTAA